The Catellatospora citrea DNA segment GTCCGCCGTCAGGGGGACATGACAAACCCGACAGCTTCGCCGGGCGCACACTCGGGTACCGCCCGAGCCTGCTCGGCGGAGCGACACCGACCGTCAGGGCACCGGCCAGATCGCACGGCGGCGTGCCGTCCGCGATCCGGCCCACCGACCCAACCACCCGCGCAACCTGATCATGCTATCGACTTTCATGGATCGCATGTGCTGACATGGAGGGCGTTCGGACTCGGTGCGACCGGTGGGTGAAGGTGATCTCAACTAGACGTCGGTGGGTCGTCGTATCCATGGTCGGCCCGGCGACATTCTCCGGGGCGTGGGTGCTGTGCCAGGGCGTCTTCGGCATGACCTCCGACATGGGGTCGGCCATCGCGGGCGCCGTCATGGCCGTCATCACGCTGCCGCTCGCGGCCTGGGCGGCGGAGACGACCGCCGACCCCGCGGTCGGCGGGGCGGGCGAGGACCCGGCGTCGTCCGCAAACGGCGGTCCGGCCGAACCGCTGGCGAGCGTGCGATCCGGTTACCTGGACCGGATGCGGCAGCGCTATCGGGAACTGGACATCGGTGTGCTGACGCCCCGACCTGAGCGTGACGAGAATCCGCCCGTCTCGCTGGCCGAGATCTTCGTCGGCCCGTCCGCGCAGGCCGACCCGCCGCTGCTGGAACTGCCCCGCGAACTGGTGCTCCAGCTCGCCGCGGACGAGACGGCGCCCGCCCGCCACCTGCCGGAGGGCATCGACCACGCCGACCTGGAACGCGCCCGGCAGGCGTTCCAGCAGCGGCAGGCCGCCCCGGTGCTGGACCTGCTGGCCGGCGACGGCCACCGGCTCATGGTGCTGGGCGACGCCGGAGCGGGCAAGTCCACCCTGGCGCGGTACGTCGCGCTCACCCTGGCCGGCGACGACCCGGACGGCTCCCTGCGGGCGCTGTCGGGGTGGCTGCCGGTGCTGGTGGAGCTGCGCAAGTTCACCCAGCGCGGCGGCGGGACCTTTCTCGACTTCCTGGACCACCTGCACCACAAGGAGGGCGCCGGACTGCCCAAGCAGCAGCTGGAGCAGTATCTCGCCGAGGACGGCCGGGCGCTGGTCATCTTCGACGGTCTGGACGAGGTGTTCGACCCCGACACCCGGGAGCAGACCGCGCAGGAGATCGCGTGGTTCGCCGAGCGATTCCCCCGCACCCGCGTCATCGTGACGTCCCGGCCGCTGGACGACCAGAGCACGGTGCTGCCCGGATTCACCAGGCACAAGCTGGCCGACCTCGACCGTGACCAGATCGGGGCGTTCGTCACCCGGTGGTATCGCGCGACCTTTCCCCAGGACCCGGCCAAGGCCGCCCGGCTGACCGGCAGCCTGCTGACGGCGATCGACGGCTCCGCGGCGGTACGGGAGCTGGCGGGCAATCCGCTGCTGCTCACCATTCTCGCGATCATGGGTCGGCGCCGGAAGCTGCCCCGCGACCGTGTCTCCGTCTACCGCCACGCGGTGGGTGTGCTGGTGGAACAGTGGGATCGCGGCAAGCAGCTGCGTCCGCCGCAGGCCGACCGGGCGCTGCCTTTTCTGAACGCGCAGGACCGGTTGCAGCTGCTGCGGCTGGTCGCGCGGCGGATGCAGCACGCGCCCGGGGGCCTGGCCGGCAACTTCATCTCCGAACCGGAGCTGCTCGACGAGATAACCGGTTATCTGCGCAGCCGCGACAGCGGCCTCACCGTCGACCGCGCCAAGTATGCCGCCAATGCGATGCTGCGGCAGTTCCACGAACGCAACTTCATCCTCAGCCAGTTCGGCGACGACGTGTACGGCTTCGTGCACCGGTCGTTCCTGGAGTACCTCGTCGCCGACGACATCTGCCAGCGGTTCAACGACGAGCACAGCATCACCGAGACCGAGCTCGTCGAGGACCTGTTCGGCGCCCGCTGGCGCGACCCGTCCTGGCACGAGGTGCTCGTGCTGACCGCCGGCATGCTCCACGAACGGATGGCGGCGCGGGCGGTGGCGCGCATGCTGGCGGCCGACCCGCACTGGGCCGCCGACGACCGTGCCGAACCGCAGCACGTGCTGCTGGCCATCCGGTGCCTCGGCGAGCTGGGCCGCACCGGCGTGGCCGCGGCCGACGCCTGCCGGGCCGCGATCGACCAGGTCATCAGGGTGCTCACGGTGGCGCACCGGCGGGTCGCCCATGACTTCGACGACGCGCTGAACCGCGCGGTCGAACGCGGTGCGCTGCCGGTCCTCGCGGCGTCGGCCGGGCACTGGCCGGGGCGGGAACGGTACCTGGCCTGGTACACCCGCAGCGGGCTGGTCGACACCGACGACCCGACCACCAGCGCGCTGGCCACCCGGCTGGCCGTGGCGCTGCTCGGCGACGACCCTGCGCTCTACGAATTCCTGCGCACCAAGGCCTACCACGGCTGGAGCGTCCATCACCGACAGGCGGCGGTGTGGGCCGTCGCGACGGCCTGGTCGGATGACGCCGACGGGGTGGCCCTGGTCCGCGACCGGGCCGGCGCCGATCCGGACCCGGCGGTCCGGCTCACCGCCGTGCAGGCCGTCGCCGCCGCCCGGCCCGACGACCCGCAGACCGCGGCCCTGCTGCGCCGGACCGCCACCGCGGACCGCCACGAGGAGGTCCGCCGATCCGCCCTGCACGCGATCGCCCACGGCCGCCGCGACGATCCCGGCACCCTGCGCCTGCTGCGTGAGCTGGCCGAGGAGGCCGGGTCCGGCCACGTTCGGCACGCCGCCGTGCAGGCGGTGGCCGACTACACGTCCGGCGACCCGGCGACGGTCGAACGGCTGCGCCGGTGGGCTGTCGAGGACGAGTCGGAGGACGTGCGCGCGACCGCGCTGCGGGCGGTCGCCACGATCCGTCCGCGGGACACCGCGACGCTGCGGCTGCTGCGCACGCGCGCGGAGACCGACGGCAGCGTCGACGTCCGCCGCGCCGCGACGACGCTCGTCGCCGCGGGCTGGCGCACCGATCCGGTGACGCTGCCCTGGCTGCGCGCCCAGGTCGACGACCCGAACCCGGGCATCCGGCAGACCGCGCTGCAGGCGATCGCCGCCGGTTGGCCCGAGCGGGCCGACACGTCGGCGCTGCTGGCCGACCGCGCCGCCGACGACCCCAGCGCCGACGTGCGGGAGGCCGCGATCGACGCGCTGCACACGGTCGGGGCCGGCGACGCCGAACTGCCCGAGCGGCTGCGCGCCGTCGCCGCCCACGACCCGAGCCCGGAGGTCCGTCAGGCCGCGGTCCGGGCCGTGGCCGACCCGCGCCGCGAGGATCCGCGCACGCTGCCCTGGCTGCGCCAGGTCGCCGACACCGCCGCCGACGAGCACGTCCGCCGGACCGCGGTACGGATGATCGCCGACGCCCGGACGCCCTCGCCCGACACGTTGGCCTGGCTGCGGGAGAAGGCGTCCGGTGACGACTCCCTGGGCGTACGCCGGGCCGCGCTGCAGACCGTCGCCGCGGGCCGGCGCGACAACGCGACCCGGCTGTGGCTGCACGACCGCACCGTGGAGGACCCCGACGCCGACGTGCGGCATGCCGCCGTGCAGGCGATCGTCGCCGGGTGGCCGGGCGATCTCCGTACCCTCGCGTGGTTGCGCGAGCTGGCCCTGGCCGACCGGAGTGCGCACGTGCGCCGGGCGGCCCTGCGCGCGATCGCCGCGCACTGGCGCGACGACCCGGACACGCCGGTGTTCCTGCGCGAGCGGATGAGCGGCGACCCGCGCGAGAACGTGCGCCGGGCCGCGGTCTGGAGCCTCGCCAACGGCTGGCCCGACGACGACGCGACCCTGCCCGCGCTGCGGGACAGCACCGCCGACCGGCACCACCACGTGCGCACGGCCGCGGTGCAGGCGCTGGCCGCGGACTGGCACGACCACCCCGGCACCCTGCCCCTGCTGCGCGAACGCGCCGTCGCCGACCCGGACGGCTACGTCCGGCACACCGCGCTGCAGGCCATCGCCGCGCACCGGCACGACGACCCCGCCACGCTGACCCTGCTGGTCGAGCGTGCCGCAGCCGACGAGCGCCCGCCCGTGCGGCTGGAGTTGCTGCGCACCGTCGTGCTCGGCTGGACGCACGACGACCGGAGCCTGTCGCTGACCATCGACCGCGCGACCCGCGACACCCATCCCGCGGTCCGGCAGGCCGCCACGCAGGCGCTCGCCGACCGCTGGCCCGACCAGCCGAGTGCGCTGGCGGCGCTGCGCGAACGCGCCGACACCGACTCCGACGAGGAGGTGCGCCACACCGCGGCGCTCGCGCTGGCGGGCCGCCCCGCCGACCCCGCGGCCTGAACCCGGACCGGCGTCGCGGCGGTGACCGCGACTCTCAGGCCGTCGCGGCGGCCGCGGTCAGGCCGCGCTCGATCAGCTCCGTGGGCAGCACGACGGTACGCGGCCGCGACCGGTCCCCGTCGATGCGGGCGAACAGCAGCTGGGCCGCCCGGCGAGCCAGTTCCCGGGTGTCGTATCCGATGACCGTCAGGGGGCGCGGCATGAGGTGCGACAGCTCGAAGTCGTCGAAGCCGACCAGGGCGGCGTCACTGCTCCTGCGCCACAGTTCCTGGACCGCGCCGACGGTGATGCGGTTGTTCAGGGCGAGGAAGGCGGTCGGCGGGTTCGGCTGGGTGAGCATGTCGGCGACGGCCGCCGCGGCGGTGGCCGGGTCGCGTACGCCGCTGCGCACCAGCGCGCCGTCGTAGCCGATCCCGGCGTCGGCGAGGGCGTCCTGCGCACCGGCGAGGCGTTCGCGCATGGTGTGCACGTCGACGGAGTCGAGCAGCACGCCGATGCGGCGGTGGCCGTCGGCGACGAGCCGGCGCACCCCGCTGCGCGCGCCGCCGCGGTTGTCGAGCAGCACCGCGTCGGCCTCGATGTTCGTGCCCGGACGGTCCAGGAACACCACCGGGATGCCCATCTCCACCTGCGAGTTCAGGAACGAGTGGTCGCAGCCGGCGGGCACGACCAGCAGCCCGTCGACGCGGCGCGAGCACAGGTCGCGCAGCAGCTGTTCCTCGCGGACCGGGTCCTCCTCGGAGGAGGCCGACAGCAGCAGGGTGTCGCGGTCGCGGGCCATCTCGGCGGTGACGTGGGCGATGGTGGAGTAGAACGGGTTGGCCAGTTCTTCGATGATCAGGCCGATGGTGGCGCTGGCCCGGCCCGCGCGCAGCGCGCTGGCCATGTGGTTGCGCTGGAAGCCGAGTTCGGCGACGGCGGCCAGCACCCGGTCGGCCATGGCCCGCTGCACGTGCGGCTCGCCGTTGACGACCCGCGACACGGTCTTCAGGCTGACCCCGGCGAGCCGGGCGACGTCGACCATGGTGGGGCGGCGGCCGGCCCGGCTCGGGGGTTCGCTGTGCTCGCTCGTCACGGCACGAACGGTACCCGGTTGCCGAGGGCGGGGCACCGGTGGTCGGACAACGTTGTCATACTCTTTCCAACACCCGCCTCCTCAGGAGACCCCATGCCGCACCGCGCTGCCGAACCGCTCGCTCTCGCCGTCGACATCGGCGGCACCAAGATGGCCGCCGGGCTCGTCGACGCCGACGGGACCGTGCTGGCCGCCGACCGCATCCCCACCCCGCGGCCGCTGCCGGGCCCGGACGCGGGCGAGCAGGTGTGGGCGGGCCTGTCGGCGATGCTCGACGGCCTGCTCGACCACACCGCCGGACGGCCGATCATCGGGGTCGGCACCAGCACCGCCGGCCCGTTCGACCTGGCCGGCGCGACGGTCAGCCCGGTCAACATCGCCGCCTGGCGTGGCTTCCCGCTGGTGGACCGGCTTGCCGCGCAGGTGCCCGGGGTGCCGGTGCGGCTGGCCGGCGACGGGGTGTGCGCGGCGATCGGCGAGCACTGGCGCGGCGCCGGGCGCGGCCACGACGACCTGCTGGTGCTCGTCGTGTCGACCGGGGTCGGCGGCGGCCTGGTGCACGGCGGGCGGCCCTTCACCGGGGCGTCCGGCAATGCCGGGCACGTCGGCCACATGGTCGTCGACCTCGACGGCGACGACTGCCCGTGCGGCGGGCGCGGCTGCGTGGAGGCGATCGCCAGCGGTCCGAGCATGGTCCGGTACGCCCGCCGCGAGGGCTGGCTGCCGACCGGCGACGGCACCGCCCGCGACCTGGCCGACGCGGCGCGCGTCGGCGATCCGGTGGCCCTGCGCGCGTTCACCCGTGCCGCGGACGCGCTGGCCGCGGGCATCGTCTCGGCCGCCGCGATGTGCGACCTGAACCAGGTGGTGATCGGCGGCGGCGTCGCCAACGCCGCCGACCTGCTGTTCCCGCCGCTGAAGGAGGGCCTGGCCCGGTTCGGCCGCCTCGGCTTCCTGCAGGACATCGGCGTACGCGCCGCCCACCTCGGCGGCGACGCCGGCCTCATCGGCGCAGCGGCCCTCATCCACTCCCCCGACCCGTACTGGCCGCGCCGCACCTAGTCGATCATGAAGTTATGGCAGTGACACGCCGTCGAACACGTCCATAGGTTCATGATCAACCCGGGGAGGGGGCAGGGGGGTCGAAGATGGCGAGGCGGGGGTCGGCGGTGAACTGGGTTACCGACATGCCCAGGGCGGGGTTGCGTTGGCTGGCGGGTTGGGCGGCGAAGGGGTCGGGGGTGTTGGTGATGGTGACCATGACCAGGGAATGGCCGGTGAAGACGGCCACCGTCCACAGTTGGGCGTCGGGGCCCAGGGCGAAGCCGGCGCGGCGGTCCTCGGGCTGCTCGCGGACGCCGTACTGCTCCAGCACCGCGCCGCTGTCCAGCTCCGCGCTGAACCCGCACCAGGTCAGCCGCTCGCAGTGGCTGAGGTCGGGCACGTAGGTCGTGGGCGCGACCGAGATGGTCAGCGTGCCGTAGCCGTTGCCGTTGACCAGTTGCAGGCTCACCGTCAGCGCGCCGGTGGCCAGCGCGGGATCCGGTAGCGGGGCGAGCTCGCGGGTGTCCCCGCCGTCGGCCAGGCCCAGATCGTTGCGGTGCAGGCCGAGCGGGTTGACCCGGGTGAGGACCAGCTCGGCCATCAGGCAGGTGTAGCGCTCGATCAGCGCCTTGTCCGCGGTGACCGGCTCGGCCTGGGGCAGCGGCAGGGCGCCGGACAGCACCGCGAACCGGTCGACCCCGGTCCGGCCGCCGGCCTGCGGGGGCGCGGGCGGCACCGGCGAGCGGGTCAGCGACGGCAGCGGGGTCGGCCCGGGGACCCCGGCCATGCAGTCGACCTCCTCGGGCGGCGGCGTGCCACCGGGATCGGGCCGCAGCACGAGCACCGCGAACCCGACGCCGGCCGCGAGCGCGACCGTGAGCAGGGTGCTCACCGCCAGATCGCGGCGGCGCAGCCGCCGTCCGGCGGTGACCAGCTCCGCCGTGGCCAGGCCGAGCGGGGGCTCGGGCCCGTCGTGCGGCTCGCCGGGACGGTGCCGGCGCAGCGCCCGCAGCAGGAAACGCTGGGCGTACGCCTCGGGCGGCTCGAAGCCCAGCGCCGGCCAGCGCCGGTAGAGCCGCAGCAGGGTGCGCCGGACCAGGTCCTCGGCCACCGCCCAGTCGCCGCACCGCTCCCGCGCCTGCCGCCGCAGCGCGGGGGCCAGCGCGGTGGCGAACTCGGCGTACTCGTCCTCCCAGGCCCGCATCCCGACAGTTAACACAATGGATGCGTCCGGCCGCAGGTCCTCCCGGCTGGTGGGTGGCTGTTAACCTCGCAGCCCTGTCCACGGGAGGATCCATGACCGACATCGCCGCGCCCCACCCTGCGCCGCCCGCACCCAAGCTCCGCCCGGCGGTGGTGACCGCGGCGACCTGGCTGCTGGTCGCCGTGGCCGCCGCCTACGTGATCGACGCGATCATGCTCATCGCGGGAGCCGGGGGTTACCCCGACCGCGTACGCGAGGCGTTGGAGGCTTCCGACGTCGACCCGCGGGCCTGGCAGATCATCGGCGGGTTCACCGGCGCGCTGCCGGTCGTCGTCGCCGGGTTCGGTGTCGTCTCGGCCGTCGTGGTGCTGATCATGGCAGCCTTCGTCGCCCGCGGCAGTGCCGTCGGCCGGATCCTGACCTGGATCGCCGTCGGCTTCGCGCTGCTGTGCAACGTGTGCGGGCTCGGCTCGGCGGGCACGCCCGCGTTCAGCAGCATCGCGTACGTCAACGCGTCCAGCCGCGACCGGTCCGGCGTGCACATGTTCGCCCAGCGCCTGCCCGACGGATACCCGGACTGGTACCGGTACGGCAGCCTGGCGCTGTTCGCCTTCGGCGCGCTGGCCCTGATCGCCGTCGCCGTGCTGCTGGCGGTGCCCGCCGCCAACGCCTACTTCCGCCGCACGCCCCGCCTCGTGACCGGCCCGTACGGCACTCCGCCCGGCTACCCCGCACCCGGCTCGTACCCGGCCGCGCAGTATCCGGGCGCGCTGTCGCCGGCCGCCGCGCCGCTCACCGCCGGGCAGCTCGCGGAGGCACTGGCCATCCTGGAGCGCCGCCGCCAGCGGGGCGAGCTGACCGACGAGCAGTACGCCGCCGAGCGCGCCCGCCTGGACGGTTAGTCAGCGCACCCGGCGTACGACCGCCACCACCTTGCCCAGCACGACGGCGTCGTCGCCGGGGATGGGGTCGTACGCCGGGTTGCACGGCACCAGCTCGACGTGCCCGCGGCTGACCCGGTACACCTTCACCGTCGCCTCGCCGTCGATCATCGCCGCGACGATCTCTCCGCTGTACGCGGTCGGCTGCCGGCGGATCACCACCACGTCGCCGTCGCAGATCGCCGCGTCGACCATCGAGTCACCGCGCACCCGCAGCGAGAACAGCGTGCCGTGGCCGACCAGGTCCCGCGACAGCGTCAGCGTCTCCTCCAGGGACTCCTCGGCCAGGATCGGCCCGCCCGCGGCGATGGTGCCGAGCAGCGGCACCTGCACCGTCGCCGCGGTGCGCTGCTGCGGGATGCCGTCGTCGTCCAGCGGCAGGCGCACGCTCAGCGCCCGCGGCCGGCCCCGATCGCGCTGCAGCAGGCCCTTCTCCTCCAGCTCGCGCAGGTGGTACGCCACCGACGAGGACGCGGCCAGGCCGACCGCCCGGCCGATCTCCCGCAGCGTCGGCGGGTAACCGCGGCTGGTCACGCCGTCCTGGATCACTGCGAGGATGCGCCGCTGCCGCTCGCTGAGCTTCGAATGCACCCTGGCAGGCTAACGGAACATCTCCGCATAAGCCGCATATCGTGCCGAGGTGGTCAGGCGCGGTGCAGGCGCAGATCCGCGTGGGTGGCGGTGGCTTCGACGACGCGCGCGTTGGCCTCGTCGCTGCGGTAGACCCAGTCGCGGGCCGCGTCGGGGTCCAGGCCCTTGGCGTGCTGGCGGGCGAGCAGCCCGTCGACCCGGGGGCCGTCGTCGGCCGACAGGTAGACCGCGAGGTCGAGCAGCTGCCGGACGCGGTCCCATGGCGGGGTGTCCAGCAGCAGGTAGTTGCCCTCGGTGACGATCACCTCGGTGTCCGGCGGGACCGGGATCGACCCGGCGACGGGCTCGTTGAGGACGTGGTCGAACGTCGGCGCGTACACCGTCTCGCCGGTCGCCTCGCGCAGCCGGCGCAGCAGGGCGGCGTAGCCGGCGGCGTCGAAGGTGTCCGGGGCGCCCTTGCGATCGGCCCGGCCCAGCCGCCGCAGCTCCACGTTGGCCAGGTGGAACCCGTCCATCGGCACCGTCACGGCGTGGTCGAGCTTCGCAGCCAGGGCCAGGGCGAGGGTCGACTTGCCCGCGCCGGGCGCGCCGGCGATGCCGATCAGCACCCGGCCCGGCCGGGCCGCGCGCAGCCGTTCCACCTCGTCGAGCAGCGTCGTCAGCATCACGGCCAGTCTCTCAGCCCGCTGCCGCGGCGGCCAGTTCCAGCAGGGCGAGACCGGCCGCGGTGACGTCGGCGGCGGTCCACTCCAGCGCCGGGGCGGCCACCGTGATCTCGGCCATCGCCATGCCCGGGGACCGGTCGGTGAACGAGTTGGCGAACCACGTCTTCTGCTGCTCGGCCAGGGTCAGCACGGCCTGGTTGAGCGCCGCGGCCGGGCCGGGCAGCCACAGCTGGAACTGGTGGGTGTGCGGCTCGTGCGGGAACACCCGCGCGCCGGGCAGCGCGGCCAGCGCCGCGGCCACGGTCTTCGCGTGGGCGACGTACTCGGGCAGGCGGGGCAGCTCACGGTCGAGGCCGCCGAGCGCGGCCACCACCGCCGGCCACTGCTGGAACAGCTGCCCGCCGTAGCGGTGCCGCCAGGCGCGCGCCTGCGCGGTGAAGTCCTCGGCCCCGGCCAGCAGCGCACCGGACAGCCCGCCGAGGGTCTTGTACAGCGAGACGTAGACGCTGTCGGCCAGCCCGGCCACCGTCGGCAGGTCCCGGCCCAGGTGGAACACCGACTCCCACAGCCGGGCCCCGTCGAAGTGCACCTTCGCGCCGCGCGACCGCGCGGCCGCCACGAGGGCGTTCAGCTCGTCCCAGGTGGGCAGCAGGAAGCCCGCGTCGCGCAGCGGCAGCTCGACCAGCAGGGTGCCGAACGGCTCGTCGAGGTCGCGCACCTCCTGCGCGGTCGGCTGGCGCGGCTCCGCCGTCAGCCACACCCCGCGCAACCCGGTCAGCGTCTGGTACGCCTTGCGCTCGTGCACCTCCAGGTGCCCGAGCGGGTGCAGGGCCACGGCCCGGTTGCCGGTGCGCTCGGCCCAGCAGCGCAGCGCCACCTGCTGGGCCATGGTGCCGGTCGGGAAGAACACCGCGTCCGGTTTGCCGAGCAGCCCGGCGACGCGCCGCTCCAGCGCCGCGACCGGCCCACCGCCGTAGAAGTCGGGCCGGCCGTCGAGACCGTCGAAGTCGACGGCGGCGAGGTCGGCGAGCCGTTCGCGCAGGGACGGCGTGCGGTGCCCGGACAGGATCCGGTCGCAGCCGCGCATCGTCCGCCAGCGGCGTTCCGCGGGATCCTCAGCAGCCATCGGGCCATGATGCCATCACCCGGCGCCGGCCGGGGCGGGGGCCGTCGGCCCGCGGAGCAGCTACGCGGCGTCGCCCGGGTACTGGAACACGTCGTCGAGGGGCACCTTGAAGACGTGGGCGATCTGGAACGCCATCTCCAGCGACGGCGAGTAGCGGCCCTGCTCGATGGCGATGACGGTCTGGCGGGTGACGCCCACCCGCTCCGCCAGCTCGGCCTGCGTCATCTCGCCGTGCTCGGCGCGCAGCAGCCGGATGCGGTTGGTGACGCGGGTGGGCTTAACCATGGAACGCCCCGCGGTACGCCCGGATCTTCGCGATCGCGCCCCAGGT contains these protein-coding regions:
- a CDS encoding nucleoside/nucleotide kinase family protein yields the protein MLTTLLDEVERLRAARPGRVLIGIAGAPGAGKSTLALALAAKLDHAVTVPMDGFHLANVELRRLGRADRKGAPDTFDAAGYAALLRRLREATGETVYAPTFDHVLNEPVAGSIPVPPDTEVIVTEGNYLLLDTPPWDRVRQLLDLAVYLSADDGPRVDGLLARQHAKGLDPDAARDWVYRSDEANARVVEATATHADLRLHRA
- a CDS encoding LacI family DNA-binding transcriptional regulator; the encoded protein is MTSEHSEPPSRAGRRPTMVDVARLAGVSLKTVSRVVNGEPHVQRAMADRVLAAVAELGFQRNHMASALRAGRASATIGLIIEELANPFYSTIAHVTAEMARDRDTLLLSASSEEDPVREEQLLRDLCSRRVDGLLVVPAGCDHSFLNSQVEMGIPVVFLDRPGTNIEADAVLLDNRGGARSGVRRLVADGHRRIGVLLDSVDVHTMRERLAGAQDALADAGIGYDGALVRSGVRDPATAAAAVADMLTQPNPPTAFLALNNRITVGAVQELWRRSSDAALVGFDDFELSHLMPRPLTVIGYDTRELARRAAQLLFARIDGDRSRPRTVVLPTELIERGLTAAAATA
- a CDS encoding ROK family protein, which produces MPHRAAEPLALAVDIGGTKMAAGLVDADGTVLAADRIPTPRPLPGPDAGEQVWAGLSAMLDGLLDHTAGRPIIGVGTSTAGPFDLAGATVSPVNIAAWRGFPLVDRLAAQVPGVPVRLAGDGVCAAIGEHWRGAGRGHDDLLVLVVSTGVGGGLVHGGRPFTGASGNAGHVGHMVVDLDGDDCPCGGRGCVEAIASGPSMVRYARREGWLPTGDGTARDLADAARVGDPVALRAFTRAADALAAGIVSAAAMCDLNQVVIGGGVANAADLLFPPLKEGLARFGRLGFLQDIGVRAAHLGGDAGLIGAAALIHSPDPYWPRRT
- a CDS encoding helix-turn-helix transcriptional regulator, with translation MVKPTRVTNRIRLLRAEHGEMTQAELAERVGVTRQTVIAIEQGRYSPSLEMAFQIAHVFKVPLDDVFQYPGDAA
- a CDS encoding threonine aldolase family protein; the protein is MAAEDPAERRWRTMRGCDRILSGHRTPSLRERLADLAAVDFDGLDGRPDFYGGGPVAALERRVAGLLGKPDAVFFPTGTMAQQVALRCWAERTGNRAVALHPLGHLEVHERKAYQTLTGLRGVWLTAEPRQPTAQEVRDLDEPFGTLLVELPLRDAGFLLPTWDELNALVAAARSRGAKVHFDGARLWESVFHLGRDLPTVAGLADSVYVSLYKTLGGLSGALLAGAEDFTAQARAWRHRYGGQLFQQWPAVVAALGGLDRELPRLPEYVAHAKTVAAALAALPGARVFPHEPHTHQFQLWLPGPAAALNQAVLTLAEQQKTWFANSFTDRSPGMAMAEITVAAPALEWTAADVTAAGLALLELAAAAAG
- a CDS encoding HEAT repeat domain-containing protein; translated protein: MTSDMGSAIAGAVMAVITLPLAAWAAETTADPAVGGAGEDPASSANGGPAEPLASVRSGYLDRMRQRYRELDIGVLTPRPERDENPPVSLAEIFVGPSAQADPPLLELPRELVLQLAADETAPARHLPEGIDHADLERARQAFQQRQAAPVLDLLAGDGHRLMVLGDAGAGKSTLARYVALTLAGDDPDGSLRALSGWLPVLVELRKFTQRGGGTFLDFLDHLHHKEGAGLPKQQLEQYLAEDGRALVIFDGLDEVFDPDTREQTAQEIAWFAERFPRTRVIVTSRPLDDQSTVLPGFTRHKLADLDRDQIGAFVTRWYRATFPQDPAKAARLTGSLLTAIDGSAAVRELAGNPLLLTILAIMGRRRKLPRDRVSVYRHAVGVLVEQWDRGKQLRPPQADRALPFLNAQDRLQLLRLVARRMQHAPGGLAGNFISEPELLDEITGYLRSRDSGLTVDRAKYAANAMLRQFHERNFILSQFGDDVYGFVHRSFLEYLVADDICQRFNDEHSITETELVEDLFGARWRDPSWHEVLVLTAGMLHERMAARAVARMLAADPHWAADDRAEPQHVLLAIRCLGELGRTGVAAADACRAAIDQVIRVLTVAHRRVAHDFDDALNRAVERGALPVLAASAGHWPGRERYLAWYTRSGLVDTDDPTTSALATRLAVALLGDDPALYEFLRTKAYHGWSVHHRQAAVWAVATAWSDDADGVALVRDRAGADPDPAVRLTAVQAVAAARPDDPQTAALLRRTATADRHEEVRRSALHAIAHGRRDDPGTLRLLRELAEEAGSGHVRHAAVQAVADYTSGDPATVERLRRWAVEDESEDVRATALRAVATIRPRDTATLRLLRTRAETDGSVDVRRAATTLVAAGWRTDPVTLPWLRAQVDDPNPGIRQTALQAIAAGWPERADTSALLADRAADDPSADVREAAIDALHTVGAGDAELPERLRAVAAHDPSPEVRQAAVRAVADPRREDPRTLPWLRQVADTAADEHVRRTAVRMIADARTPSPDTLAWLREKASGDDSLGVRRAALQTVAAGRRDNATRLWLHDRTVEDPDADVRHAAVQAIVAGWPGDLRTLAWLRELALADRSAHVRRAALRAIAAHWRDDPDTPVFLRERMSGDPRENVRRAAVWSLANGWPDDDATLPALRDSTADRHHHVRTAAVQALAADWHDHPGTLPLLRERAVADPDGYVRHTALQAIAAHRHDDPATLTLLVERAAADERPPVRLELLRTVVLGWTHDDRSLSLTIDRATRDTHPAVRQAATQALADRWPDQPSALAALRERADTDSDEEVRHTAALALAGRPADPAA
- a CDS encoding sigma factor, which gives rise to MRAWEDEYAEFATALAPALRRQARERCGDWAVAEDLVRRTLLRLYRRWPALGFEPPEAYAQRFLLRALRRHRPGEPHDGPEPPLGLATAELVTAGRRLRRRDLAVSTLLTVALAAGVGFAVLVLRPDPGGTPPPEEVDCMAGVPGPTPLPSLTRSPVPPAPPQAGGRTGVDRFAVLSGALPLPQAEPVTADKALIERYTCLMAELVLTRVNPLGLHRNDLGLADGGDTRELAPLPDPALATGALTVSLQLVNGNGYGTLTISVAPTTYVPDLSHCERLTWCGFSAELDSGAVLEQYGVREQPEDRRAGFALGPDAQLWTVAVFTGHSLVMVTITNTPDPFAAQPASQRNPALGMSVTQFTADPRLAIFDPPAPSPG
- the lexA gene encoding transcriptional repressor LexA, yielding MHSKLSERQRRILAVIQDGVTSRGYPPTLREIGRAVGLAASSSVAYHLRELEEKGLLQRDRGRPRALSVRLPLDDDGIPQQRTAATVQVPLLGTIAAGGPILAEESLEETLTLSRDLVGHGTLFSLRVRGDSMVDAAICDGDVVVIRRQPTAYSGEIVAAMIDGEATVKVYRVSRGHVELVPCNPAYDPIPGDDAVVLGKVVAVVRRVR
- a CDS encoding SHOCT domain-containing protein, which produces MTDIAAPHPAPPAPKLRPAVVTAATWLLVAVAAAYVIDAIMLIAGAGGYPDRVREALEASDVDPRAWQIIGGFTGALPVVVAGFGVVSAVVVLIMAAFVARGSAVGRILTWIAVGFALLCNVCGLGSAGTPAFSSIAYVNASSRDRSGVHMFAQRLPDGYPDWYRYGSLALFAFGALALIAVAVLLAVPAANAYFRRTPRLVTGPYGTPPGYPAPGSYPAAQYPGALSPAAAPLTAGQLAEALAILERRRQRGELTDEQYAAERARLDG